The following coding sequences are from one uncultured Desulfobacter sp. window:
- a CDS encoding efflux RND transporter permease subunit — protein sequence MTEPDKLPEHQGFAGRLAATFVESKLTVIGIFASLLLGFMAITMLPREEEPQIKVPMIDVMVAMPGAGAKEVEQRLSIPMEKLLYELPGVEYIYSTSMPGQSMLIVRFYVGEDLETSIVRLNQKLQTNFDRIPHGVSQPLIKPHTIDDVPILALTFHSKTYDHFMLRRLAAQVDDEVKSIFEVSETKLIGGTRRQVRVLFDSLQLAARNLTPFDLINHLTQANRRCFSGATQANNHEMLVQTGTFLETAEDIGNIVIGVHSGNPVYLHQVAKIVDGPEEPKSYVLFGTRDRHDPEAAVTMSVAKRPGANAVDVVEQVLHKVDQLKGNLIPGDVEVTVTRDYGETAAEKSNELLLHMGIAVFGVAILILIFLGWRESMVVMLAIPSTLALTLLLFYLYGYTLNRITLFALIFSIGILVDDAIVVVENIVRHMRLPENSARSFKEIAIIAVTEVGNPTILATWAVIAAILPMAFVGGLMGPYMRPIPVGASAAMVFSLIIAFTITPWAATHILKRKKAAVSADTGALEKGHDPDHAPDDFFTRLYHHIMDPLLSHGAWRILFFCIIIAMLLGSCAMVVLGLVKVKMLPFDNKSEFQVILDMPEGGTLEQTTRVAMEMAQVIKHEPDVTDYQIYAGTASPYNFNGLVRHYFMRSGPSVADIQVNLAPKHDRDRQSHDIAKNVRPALAAIAKKYGATIAVAEVPPGPPVLQTLVAEVYGPNDASRLALAKKIKEIFARTDGVVDIDWYRENDREKTIITVDKEKAALHGISEGDITKAVNMGLSGLSVDLFHQPRDKEEIDIVFQLPKAERARIDSLLNIGLRNPRNPASGLTPLRELVTLSRVPVDQPIYRKNLKPVIYVTGDVAGAAESPVYPILGMNKVVSQLSAKDFGGTRDHLTIYNLTQPFNQAEPSIKWDGEWHITLEVFRDLGLAFCVVMVLIYMLMVGWFKSYITPMVVMAAIPFSLIGILPAHWALGAFFTATSMIGFMAGAGIVVRNSIILVDFIELRRSHGLPLAEAVVEAGAIRFRPMLLTALAVVVGASVILADPIFQGLAISLMFGEIASLLISRMAVPVLYYMVQKKS from the coding sequence ATGACTGAACCAGATAAGTTGCCCGAACACCAGGGATTTGCCGGGCGGTTGGCCGCCACCTTTGTTGAATCCAAACTGACAGTGATCGGTATTTTTGCCTCGCTTTTACTTGGGTTTATGGCCATTACCATGTTGCCCAGGGAAGAGGAACCCCAGATCAAGGTGCCCATGATCGACGTCATGGTGGCCATGCCCGGGGCCGGTGCCAAGGAGGTGGAGCAGCGGTTGAGCATCCCCATGGAAAAGCTGCTCTATGAATTGCCCGGGGTGGAGTATATCTATTCCACCTCCATGCCCGGCCAGAGTATGCTGATTGTCCGGTTTTATGTGGGGGAAGATCTGGAAACCTCCATTGTCCGCTTAAACCAGAAGCTGCAAACCAATTTTGACCGGATTCCCCACGGCGTTTCCCAACCCTTGATCAAGCCGCACACCATTGATGATGTGCCGATTCTGGCATTGACCTTTCATTCCAAAACCTATGACCATTTTATGCTGCGACGCCTGGCCGCCCAGGTGGATGATGAGGTGAAATCCATCTTTGAGGTCTCTGAGACCAAATTGATCGGCGGTACCCGCCGTCAGGTGCGTGTGCTGTTTGATTCCTTGCAGCTGGCGGCCCGGAATCTGACTCCCTTTGATTTGATCAATCATCTTACCCAGGCCAACCGCCGGTGTTTTTCAGGTGCCACCCAGGCCAATAACCACGAAATGCTTGTCCAGACCGGAACCTTTTTGGAAACAGCCGAAGATATCGGCAATATTGTGATCGGTGTCCATTCCGGCAATCCCGTCTACCTGCACCAGGTGGCAAAAATTGTTGACGGACCCGAAGAGCCCAAATCCTATGTGCTGTTCGGCACCAGGGACCGCCATGATCCGGAAGCCGCCGTCACCATGTCCGTGGCCAAGCGGCCCGGGGCCAACGCCGTTGATGTGGTGGAACAGGTGTTACACAAGGTCGATCAGCTCAAGGGCAACCTGATCCCCGGGGATGTAGAGGTGACCGTCACCCGGGATTATGGGGAAACCGCCGCTGAAAAGTCCAATGAGCTGCTGTTGCACATGGGTATTGCCGTGTTCGGGGTGGCCATACTCATCTTGATTTTTCTGGGATGGCGGGAGTCCATGGTCGTCATGCTGGCCATTCCTTCCACCCTGGCGTTGACCCTGCTTTTGTTTTATCTATACGGCTATACCTTGAACCGCATCACCTTGTTTGCCCTGATTTTTTCCATCGGTATTCTGGTGGATGATGCCATTGTGGTGGTGGAAAATATTGTCAGGCACATGCGGTTGCCGGAAAATAGCGCCCGTTCCTTTAAAGAGATTGCCATCATTGCGGTGACCGAGGTGGGTAATCCAACCATTCTTGCCACCTGGGCCGTCATTGCGGCCATTTTACCCATGGCCTTTGTGGGCGGACTCATGGGGCCGTACATGCGGCCGATTCCTGTGGGGGCGTCTGCCGCCATGGTATTTTCCCTGATCATCGCGTTTACCATTACCCCCTGGGCCGCCACCCATATTTTAAAACGCAAAAAAGCGGCGGTGTCGGCAGACACGGGCGCCCTGGAAAAGGGCCATGATCCGGACCATGCGCCGGATGATTTTTTTACCCGGCTTTATCACCATATCATGGATCCGCTGCTTTCCCACGGTGCCTGGCGCATCCTGTTTTTCTGCATCATCATTGCCATGCTGCTGGGGTCCTGTGCCATGGTAGTATTGGGCCTGGTAAAGGTAAAGATGCTGCCCTTTGACAATAAATCGGAATTCCAGGTGATTCTGGACATGCCCGAGGGCGGTACCCTGGAGCAGACCACCCGGGTGGCCATGGAGATGGCCCAGGTGATCAAACATGAACCGGACGTCACCGATTATCAGATTTATGCCGGTACCGCATCTCCGTATAATTTTAACGGACTGGTTCGCCACTATTTTATGCGGTCGGGACCCAGTGTGGCAGACATTCAGGTCAATTTGGCCCCCAAACACGATCGTGACCGGCAAAGCCATGATATCGCCAAGAATGTGCGTCCGGCCCTGGCGGCCATCGCTAAAAAATACGGGGCCACCATCGCCGTTGCCGAGGTGCCCCCGGGGCCGCCGGTTCTCCAGACCCTGGTGGCCGAGGTTTACGGCCCCAACGACGCCTCACGCCTGGCTTTGGCCAAAAAAATAAAAGAGATCTTTGCCCGGACCGATGGGGTGGTGGACATTGACTGGTACCGTGAAAATGACCGTGAAAAGACCATTATCACGGTGGACAAGGAAAAAGCGGCCCTGCACGGCATCAGCGAAGGCGACATCACCAAAGCCGTGAATATGGGCCTGTCCGGATTGTCCGTGGATCTGTTCCACCAGCCCCGGGACAAGGAAGAGATAGATATTGTATTTCAACTGCCCAAAGCCGAGCGCGCCCGGATCGATTCTCTCCTGAATATCGGGTTGAGAAATCCCCGAAATCCGGCGTCGGGCCTGACGCCGTTGCGGGAGCTTGTGACCCTAAGCCGGGTTCCTGTGGACCAGCCCATCTATCGAAAAAATCTCAAACCGGTGATCTACGTCACCGGCGATGTGGCCGGTGCAGCAGAAAGTCCGGTCTACCCCATTCTTGGGATGAATAAAGTCGTTTCCCAGCTGTCAGCCAAGGATTTTGGCGGAACCCGGGACCATCTCACGATTTACAATTTAACACAGCCCTTCAACCAGGCCGAACCCTCCATCAAATGGGACGGAGAGTGGCATATTACCCTGGAGGTGTTCCGGGATCTGGGGTTGGCGTTCTGCGTGGTCATGGTGCTCATTTATATGCTCATGGTGGGTTGGTTTAAAAGCTATATAACGCCCATGGTGGTCATGGCGGCCATTCCGTTCTCCTTGATCGGTATCCTGCCGGCCCATTGGGCGTTGGGCGCCTTTTTTACCGCCACTTCAATGATCGGCTTCATGGCAGGTGCCGGGATTGTGGTGCGAAATTCCATTATCCTGGTGGATTTTATTGAACTGCGCCGAAGTCATGGCCTGCCCCTGGCCGAAGCTGTGGTGGAAGCCGGCGCCATCCGGTTCAGGCCCATGCTGCTGACGGCCCTGGCCGTTGTGGTGGGGGCCTCGGTGATCCTGGCAGATCCCATTTTCCAGGGTCTTGCCATTTCGTTGATGTTTGGTGAGATTGCCTCCCTGCTCATTTCCAGGATGGCGGTACCGGTGTTGTATTACATGGTACAGAAAAAATCTTAA
- a CDS encoding efflux RND transporter periplasmic adaptor subunit: protein MKIRTHLIFVLMMILLPGVGAQAQEEPHELPAAAVQTSIVIEQTVPTLVEVVGTLQAVERAAIAAKVTGVVTDVPVVLGSRVAQGDMLVEISAREIAAQLNQAQARLNQAGRNLARERKLLKKHATTAETVKSLQDQYAVAKAVVQEARTMVGYASITAPFSGVITAKNVHAGDLATPGTVLLRMENDQKLQAVCAVPESLVLQIKPEQSLTVTIPTAGLTIAGKVAEVAPSADPVSRTAPVTIDLPYNEKLRTGQFARVKLPGQAKTSLFVPDGTVLPQGQMERVFVAADNKAHLRLVRTGMRQDGFTEILAGLNPGETVIVKNNDHLVDGQPINTQTEKSHD, encoded by the coding sequence ATGAAAATTCGTACGCACCTTATCTTTGTTTTGATGATGATCCTGTTGCCGGGCGTCGGTGCCCAGGCCCAGGAGGAACCTCATGAGCTGCCTGCTGCAGCCGTGCAGACGTCCATAGTAATTGAACAGACCGTGCCCACCCTTGTTGAGGTTGTGGGCACTCTGCAGGCGGTTGAGCGTGCGGCCATTGCCGCCAAAGTGACCGGCGTGGTGACCGATGTTCCGGTGGTTTTAGGGTCTCGTGTCGCCCAGGGCGATATGCTGGTAGAAATCAGCGCCCGGGAGATCGCAGCCCAGCTCAATCAGGCCCAGGCCCGTCTTAACCAGGCCGGGCGCAATCTTGCCCGGGAACGCAAGCTTCTCAAAAAACATGCCACCACCGCTGAAACCGTCAAATCCTTGCAGGATCAGTATGCCGTGGCAAAGGCGGTTGTCCAGGAAGCCCGGACCATGGTCGGTTATGCGTCCATCACCGCCCCTTTTTCCGGCGTGATCACGGCAAAGAACGTCCATGCAGGCGATCTGGCGACACCCGGCACGGTGCTGCTGCGCATGGAAAATGATCAGAAACTGCAGGCGGTGTGTGCCGTACCCGAAAGCCTGGTCCTGCAAATCAAGCCTGAACAAAGTCTTACAGTCACGATTCCAACGGCCGGGTTGACCATTGCCGGCAAGGTGGCCGAAGTGGCGCCCTCGGCCGATCCTGTCTCCCGGACCGCACCGGTGACCATCGATCTGCCGTATAATGAAAAATTGCGCACCGGACAGTTTGCCCGGGTCAAGCTGCCCGGACAGGCCAAGACATCCCTGTTTGTCCCTGACGGCACCGTGTTGCCCCAGGGCCAGATGGAACGCGTGTTTGTGGCTGCGGATAACAAAGCCCATCTTCGCCTGGTGCGAACCGGCATGCGCCAGGACGGTTTCACGGAAATTCTGGCAGGCCTGAATCCCGGTGAAACGGTGATTGTTAAAAATAACGACCATCTCGTGGACGGACAGCCCATAAACACGCAAACAGAGAAATCCCATGACTGA
- a CDS encoding TolC family protein, which translates to MAGVICLYCLMSHVPFAFAQDTVPDVWTCPEAVQFALKNNPDAQIALKRIAASAAAIQEANSAFYPQLGVQAGYSRTNNPMYSFGNILNQGVFTNSIDFNDPGETDDLQFMLQLTYRIYNGGRSRAGVAAADAQKEAAMLQEEAVKRSLGFAVVKSFFNIVQAGENVSARQAAVQAIEASMRVAGARYDAGDMLKEELLNLQVQHALAGEDLIQAQHGFALSQQGFLNVLGLTGTQVTIDLAQTPLQTVPIQPDFKDRSEIKAMQFIIQAREAGIRQAKSGYYPTADAFGSYQVDKGFELGDGSGDSWMAGVRVNMNLFDGKQTAARVQQANIALDQTKDELRKMELAFGLEIRQAVLNLDQTDKRCRVTEKMVTSARESARLFRERFKAGLVLSSDLIDTENRLTEAQVRHAMANAEHRIAVANLRRACGLLQYADQ; encoded by the coding sequence ATGGCTGGGGTAATTTGCTTATACTGCCTTATGTCTCATGTGCCGTTTGCCTTTGCCCAGGACACCGTACCGGATGTGTGGACCTGCCCTGAAGCGGTTCAGTTTGCCCTGAAGAACAATCCCGATGCACAGATTGCCTTAAAGCGAATCGCCGCATCCGCAGCGGCCATACAAGAAGCCAATTCCGCCTTTTATCCGCAACTGGGCGTTCAGGCCGGATATTCGCGCACCAACAACCCCATGTATTCGTTCGGCAACATTTTGAATCAGGGGGTCTTTACCAACAGTATTGATTTTAACGATCCCGGTGAAACCGACGACCTACAGTTTATGTTGCAGCTGACATACCGGATATACAACGGCGGGCGAAGCCGGGCGGGGGTGGCTGCCGCCGATGCACAAAAAGAAGCGGCCATGCTCCAGGAAGAAGCTGTCAAGCGCAGCCTTGGCTTTGCCGTGGTTAAATCCTTTTTTAACATTGTCCAGGCCGGGGAAAATGTCAGTGCAAGGCAGGCGGCGGTTCAGGCCATTGAGGCGTCAATGCGGGTGGCCGGGGCCAGGTATGACGCGGGGGATATGCTCAAAGAGGAGCTGCTGAACCTACAGGTGCAACACGCCCTTGCCGGAGAAGATCTGATTCAGGCCCAGCATGGCTTTGCCCTTTCACAGCAAGGCTTTTTGAATGTCCTGGGGCTGACCGGAACACAGGTGACGATTGACCTTGCCCAGACCCCTTTACAGACTGTACCCATTCAACCGGATTTTAAAGATCGGTCAGAAATTAAAGCCATGCAGTTTATTATCCAGGCAAGGGAGGCCGGCATTCGTCAGGCCAAAAGCGGTTACTATCCCACGGCAGATGCATTTGGCTCCTATCAGGTGGACAAGGGATTTGAACTGGGTGACGGTTCCGGTGATTCGTGGATGGCCGGCGTCCGCGTTAACATGAATTTGTTTGACGGCAAACAGACTGCTGCCAGGGTTCAACAGGCGAACATCGCACTGGATCAGACAAAGGATGAACTTCGTAAAATGGAACTGGCCTTTGGGCTGGAGATCCGGCAGGCGGTTTTGAATCTTGACCAGACGGACAAACGGTGCCGGGTCACCGAAAAAATGGTGACTTCCGCCAGGGAATCCGCCCGGCTGTTCCGGGAACGATTCAAAGCCGGTCTTGTGCTCTCTTCCGACCTGATTGATACGGAAAACCGGTTGACCGAAGCCCAGGTGCGCCACGCGATGGCCAATGCAGAACACCGCATTGCGGTGGCGAACCTAAGGCGGGCGTGCGGGTTACTGCAATACGCAGATCAATAA